taacaattgttTAGCATGCTTTAGTTTGTGAAGTTTAGATAAATGTTCGAAACGTAACCAAAACAATAATAGTAAGAAGAATAGGGATACAAAATGTATGAATCAACATAGTTAAGATAGATGTGTATTTACATGTTGGAAGGTAATAATTCAGAGTAAAGTAGGCATTATAATTACCAGTAATCATAAATAAGGTAAAAGAGGTTATTGTGAAGGTAATGAAATTAATAAGTGGTCTTGTAGTCACTCAACAcgataaaagaaaacaaatatgtGGACGCCGACAAGAATAATGAAGCTAAGGAATTTGAGGACAGGGTTGGAGAGAAAAATTCAAACTCAAAACTAGTAAAGGCTATTAGATGAACATCCAATCATCATGTCAAGTGAAGGCTAATCACACTTCCCTTATGTATACATAGGTCAGATCGGAAACGTTCGATAGTGATCACCTCCGCCAAACGCAATAATCTTGGTGCTTGTTGTctgttaattattttgaatgcATTACTGACATTCACTTCGTGTCCACTATTCAAAAGGTGTCTGGCAATAGCACTTGTAAACACTTTACTCTCTTTCAGTCGTACAATCCTAGCACTGTGTTCACAAAATTTAGTACACGCTCTTCTATCTATCCTTCCTGTATACTTGCTACTGCAAGCACATATAAATTCATAGATACGATTTGAGGTGACGTCGGTAGGGTATTGATCTACCTTGGAATGGTATGACAAATACTCGGCATTTTGTACACTTATTCTTCttactattatgattttgaGTACGTTTCGAACATTTATCTAAACTTCACAAACTACAGTATGCTAAACAATTACTAATAATTACATTGGAATTGTAATTCTCGTTTGTATGCAGCTGATGAGGAGCCGTAGAATAGAATGAATTTATTCTACTCTACAAACCTTGTTGTTCATGCTCTGTTGAAACTTTAAATACACAAACTCATACATCTCACAAAATAAGGTGTTTCTCTATTCAAGAACAGATCCATCGACTAGTCTCTGGGTTATTATAGAGTCAAACACTCCAACTATCGCTCGTCTCAACAAAACATCTACTTACGTTGTCAACTCCCTAAGCAGACTGCATAACTCCCAGGAGACTTCCATCAAGTGACAGATGTTCGTCAGCTAGTATCCAACTATAAGCATTTTAGCAGCAGCAAAACTTAACGGATATCCATACCCCCCCCCACAAGTCCAATAGAGTAAATCAAATCACATAAGAGAAAACGCACTGATACACATCCTGATCACATAAAGCAAAAACACATCCCTAGTATCCCAACCAATCTACAGTAAAACTGTCGATATAGTACACGTAACAAGATTTCAAACACCTGACAGGAATCATGACTAATCCACTCAGTCTCCCTATCTCCTCAGTCATACATCTCGACCGCAAACTTATCCGCGTGTCTTTCTCCTCGAAATTCCCCAACACTTCGAACAAACACTACGTTCCAATCAGTACTAACTGAATTTACATCCATTCATTCACAAATTTATGCAACTGTCTGAAGACACGAACCCCTGTAACTAACCCCACAGCCAGTAAAGACAATTCAGAACTGACTTAGTTTCTCGTAAAATGTATTACATATTATCTTTTACATCCTTACAATTCTCTTTTCACTACACTCTTTACAGACAGCCAGAATAGAGTGGCACTATGAACTCGTAGGACACATTCCAGTCTACAAACCACCAAATGGAAAACCACACCCATCAACATTCGCCAATCGAATGCTGAAAACAACCAATTCGAAATAACCTGTCGCAACTGAAATAggaaacaatacaaaataaaactcAATATACTTTTAACAATAATTCTCTGCATTctgaacaaaacaaaaattatataAGCAGACACTTATCAGACTAGTAGTACGATCAATATTAATTCATATGACACGCAATTAGTTCATCATCAGGAGGAGTTCAAATGTATACACTTACCAACAAACCGGCACGAATACCTGAAACTAACAGAAAAAACACTGCATAAAATAGTGATCAGTGTGAAAGACAAATCAACAATTCATAAGAGGTGTCGTACACTCATCATATAACCACTACTGATaaacatgaaaatactgaacaaTAATATTAGGAACTGACTCAGTAATACAGTTTACAGTCTAACTAACTAACCTGGAATTTCCGCACTAATATCCACGAACATTGGTCAAAACCTTCTGATAACAAATACGACCTGATCCGCACCGTGAACACAGAAGACCTATTTcaaccaataaataaatacaattatcATCGACTTACCACCAAAACTCAGCAGTTCCGCACAAACCCATCACCATCGGTCAGCCAGGACACTACACACTACGCACACGGTCGCCACATTCACCTGTAGGCTTGCAGACAATGCGTCAAGCATCCCTGAAAACAAAATGACCCCTGGGAAATTCCTCAGCTACACCCTATCCTACTCGCACGTATTCCCATCTCCACAACCACTGTAGGCTAAATTAGCTAGCGTACCACATACCTAGATGCCGATTTACATAGAACTACAAATTAAGCCAAATCACAAAACACACGATCTAGAAGTCCCACATACCTCTAATTGTCAATCACAACTTGTTTTCCATACACAAAAGCTTAGGCAAACATTAAATGTCATACAACCAGATCCCTTGACACATTTAAACAGAGCAAGGACAACAAGGTTTGCAGAATAAAATGACTTCATTCTATACTACAGCTTCTCATCCGTGCATAGAATTTGATACATCACACATAGGTTTTCTGTTATCTACGAATGATGCGTTCACGAGTGTTCGTTATCATACTCAATCGTTTGTTTTTCGGCTAAACAAAGCACCCACCTACATCGTGAGCTCGTCAATGTGACCATGTACCTTCTGTAAGCGTTGTATTCCATCTTGTTTGTCTTGTTAATGATAGTCGCAGCCTAAATGTAGcgaatatttttgttattattcatgTGGTTGTTAAACCTGTCATATCCGCTGATGACAGTAGTTTCTTTGTTTACTTCTACGATATCAAGTCAGTTACTTTCCAACATTAGCCTTAATGGATAACGGTATGTTTGAACTACTTTTCTTTTTAATTCGTTCTATTGATTCGTAATACTGTTTAATTAAAAGTGTCTTGAACTCAATTTCTTTTTGCTCAACGTGGTTATCTCGGTACAGCGCTGTGCTTGGTTCGTTTTACTTATCTAGTTCTTCCCTAACTCCCGGATATCATCGAACAAGATCCAATATATAGAAACCTTTATTAAAAGCAACATATTACAGTTCCTTCACAGTTAGATCTATAAAGAGGCAAAATTAGCTGATTAATATATGTGTATACTTGGTGGGAGTGAACGCTTGATTTTTCCAACTTTTTCCTTCTCCACAACTACAAGCGTATAAAGGAATCGACTGCATCTGATCTTAAACTTGACATTGTCTTTGTTTTCTTTAATCTTAACAGCTAAAAAAAAGTCACTATAGTTTCGGAGAGACTCACACTTGGCGTCTGCCCTTTGTGTCATATGGAGGAACTCCTTTATGTTGTCTACTTGTCGAGGCATGTTTAGCTAAAATTAgagttaaaaaaaattgtttttacaCGAATTAATTATTGCTCCAAGCGGCGTTTCTGCCCATAACAAAGAGTCAGCAAGCTTCCAGCCAGGTTCACAGAGCACTTGTTTCCGGAGCTCATGAGTGTTAGGTACGTCGCGACCGCAAAACACATCGACATGGCTCATGATCACTTTCAACTTGTCTTGAGGTATCGGTGGATCccgaataatcaataatttcatgAATAAATCACGATACTTATCACACATGTGGTTCAAAATATGATCTAGTGCTTTTCTCCAGTCTAATGACAAGCCATCTACGTAGTCACACAGGATCGATTTCCCAGACACACGACATCTGATTGCCTCAATCCAGGCAATACACCATTCCAGTCGGATGTCGTCGTCTACAGAACGATCATTTCTCAATCCTAGGATAAACTGTAAAACAAGTTCTCCAACAAGCTTGTGATATAGCATCGTGCTGAAGAGAGGCTTTAGTTTGATAGCCTGGTTTTGAACAATGTTGCATAGAGGACTTTCACCAGTGAACAGATTACAGCCATAACTACATATAGCATTTATTATCAACGGGAAGCAAGCATATGTTGAACGGCTACTGAACACTTCTTTCATGTCGAGTTGAGATGTCTTATCCCCTTGCAGTAGACTTTCAATGTATTTAGTTAAGGTCAAACTTTGACACTTCAAAAAACCATCTAATTCAAATATCCGTTCCTCGTTATAGTTTACATTGGATGCCCAAAATTCACTCAGATATTTTAGTGACCACCAAAAAGCACTTTCTAGTGTGTCCGTTGACGGTATTATTCCATGTGCTATATCATTGCGCAGATCAGCCAGCCAGCTAGGTAAGCCTGCTACACGAGCAAGAGACAAAATGGGCAGTGCAAAATTCGGTCTTTCACGGTCTTGGGACTCACTAGATAGCAACGAGACAAACCTCATGAGGGCCAGTGCCATACTTTGGCTTGAGTTTTCAAAGTAAGCATTTAGAAGTTCATAAGTGCACACTATGGACCGAGGTATTTTTGATACAGGCATACGACATAACCATATCTTTATGGTCTCCCAAGCTAAACGAAGTTTATACGTTTCGCATGAACATATGTTATTAGCAACGTCACTAAATTCACTAGCATCAACCCAAGGAACTATCCGCTTATCATCATTCATAATACAATCCTAACTTAAAGTCAGGATAAAAAACTAAGCCTACCAGAAATACGGGGCAACTCACGCCGCGTGTAACGGAaccttcacaatgaccttgttGAAACAATTCTTTGAGCGCCCAACAACCAACTAAATTGAACACTTATGTAAGATTGGGATGCAACGTGATAAcgaaaaaatatgaaaatccgTTTTAAAGCGAGTTATGACTACCTACAGTGGTGATAGGTTTTACGAAGATCCTCTTTCATTCAAACATTCAACATCAGATGGTATTAATCAACATGGAGGAAGCGATCGATAGATGATAACTCCAGATAAAAACGAAGTAAATTACAGTGGACAGTAGTAAATACACGCCAGAAATTGCAACCTTTCTGCTCAAAGAACTTTAAGGAAGCTCACCCAGACTACTTCAAACTCTTCTTGGAAGAATCAGAGAACGATTTATTGCTTGTGATCTGAATTTGGGTCTCTGGAGAGCATTCTCATGATGGAAAGGCATGGTTTCCGCTATATCTTTTCTGAAACTAAAGGTTAATACAAGGTGATCATTAATAGTGGAAGGCATTGTGGAGTAACACTCAGAGTGATTAATACCTATGGACTGAAGTAAACATCAGGTCTCCCTCTAAAAGACTCCGTGAAGGCTGCAGTCACTATATCTTTGGGTAAGGAGTTTCACATTTCATTGATTCTGACAGCGAAAAAGTTTGCATAGACTCTTGTGCGATATCTTCCGTGTCCTATTCTTCTTAGTTGTAAATTAGTGCTAGAATGCATCAATGATTTATTCAGATGAGGATTATGAAGGACACGACGCGTCAATCCTTCTAAGCCACATAATTTACACTTTCATGCTTCCAGCAAAACTGAGTAGAGTTTGTGTTTTGGTCCTAACACCATTTTATTTCCTATTTTCTGAACAAGTCCCGAGGGATCACTATCCTCATTAAGGCAAGGGAACATATTACAGGGTTTTTCCCAGAACGTGGTCTTAAGTATATATTCGAAATATTTCACTTAGTCTCAGAGCCAGGCTACCTAATATTCTGGTGTACTTTGTTGGCCTAGAATGTCTATAGGTAGACACCTAAAGTGCCACAAAAAGTAATGTCTGTTTCCTAACCTGTAGTGGAGAGTGTAACGCTGACATCACACCGAAAATAGGGGGTGAGTGCAGTATTTCTGTTGTTAAACACTGGTATGCTACGTTTGCTAATGTTGAGTTCGATTACGTTTCTACGACCCAAAGAAGACTGTTTCGGGGGTAGGGATTGTACCAATAATCCAGTCCAGCATATTTCGGCTTTCTGATGTTCTCCTCAAGGTTGATCTCAAAAATGAGCTTTACAAAGTCTGCCGCTGTGTTTATAGGGAGCAATTATTTTATAAGATGTCATAAAATTTCTAATATTATTACAAAGAGCGCGTGTAATCAAGTACTCGTTGTATACCTTCAATCTGAGAGGACGACGGGCCTCTGATTTATTCGTACGTTTGTCCCAAAATATCTCTCTCTTCGAAAGTAAACGAAGTCTGACATAACTCGATACACTGGAACCGAGAAAATCTGAAAAATAAACGATATATCAGGCCGTAAACAGGCTTAGTGGTGCTTTAATCCCGTTGAGGAGAGGCACAGAAAAGAAGGGCTCGGTTGGTAACAATCATTATGGAGCAAACAATACATGATGTAGCTCTATTTACTTATTTTGTGGGCATGAAAAGACTACTAAATAACTGCTCCGCATTGCCCGTAACACAAGGTGTCAGTGACAGACCTAGCCTTTGCTCAAATTGTTTGTTATTGTCAAAAGAAAGTTGTGGAACTACAGTAGAAGCAGTCTCAGTAACAACCATAGCAAACAATGGAGGTAGATCAATTGTCTTGCCGACGCGTTCTGGAGTATATGATAATGAAAATCGCGTGACTTCTCCAAAGGTTTAACAAAGGTGGGAGGcttaatactaatactaatattgATTTCGGATACTGCACCACTCAGCCGATGACTCATATCATGAGAAGTGAATAACAAAACACTATGGATGGATTGGTTGCAAATGAGACGAGGACTACGAAAGACGGTGTTATTCTAAAAGATATACGCAATATTTGTCTCTTAAAAGATCTGAATGGCTCACACTGCCTCAGTGTGTAGGAGTGTGTAAGTACTGTGTCGTAAGTTCTACGAATTTCATAGGCCTCAGCCAGTATAGGCAGAGGGCTATGACGGAAGGCATTTGAGAAGTTTCTGTAATGTTTCTAAGAGATGTGAGCGACCCGCATAACATCTTTTTTGTGCATAGGCATCTATGCCATTTGTTTGATCTTAAATCCCGTAATACTTTCCTGACTCTGCATCTACGTGCACAGCATTTATCTACGAATTTAGCAAGCTTGACAATATTATCACTTCGTTCAGTTTTTGGCTTCTAATCAAATCTTTGACATCGCTTAGTTTTTTACTGGCCGTTACTTATGTctcttttaaaattatattctgGTAGCTCCTATATTTATTTAACGTGTGATCGATTGTCTCCGTTTGTATTAACTAGATTAGTGCATTCCTAAATGATGAAACAAAATATTTGCCGTTTTACAGAAACCTCTAACATTGTTGCTGAGCAATCACATTTTTCAGTCAATAAAATTTCATCCATAGTTTATCTCACAGTTATGAACTGTTTACTTTTGATCTATCACTGGAGAATAATATTGCGCTCTTCATCTTTCAGGACAACCTTTGCTGTTTCAAAAGTAACTATCTTCATAGTGCTCAACATTTTATACAATGGTTGTCTTGTGTTTGACTAGGTTGAGTTCGTTGTTACTCACGGATTGTTTCACATAAGTCACTAAATTGCTCAggtattatatatattcttcaatattACTACTTATCTTGACGTTAAACTAACATCACAGTTGGGTCTTCCTTATGAGCTCTTTTCTTAGATAAATGTTCACTGATACATTACTTTGTTTTCTTTTCGGGTAGCATACAATGCCTTTGTTTCCTCTTTAACCGCATCTAGAGAGCATGTGGTCTTGATTCTGTAACCGAGTGTCCTAATCAAGTTCCTTTAATATTGTAGAGAAACAAAACTAAGAAAATGTTTACATTGATCGGTCCAAGTAGTTTTCTTGTTAAAGTTTCCTTCTAGGGACCCATCTGTATTCCTCGTAAGTAGAAAATCTGGAAAGGCTATTCTACTTCCATTTTCTACCTCATATGGGAATTTCAATAATCGATACCCTGcagataataattacagaattcacgccagtttacaggcatggtCAATTTgatattaatagtaatattagATGCAGAGAACAAATATGTTCATTAGATTGTTCCAGGTTTGCTAATTCATTAATTGCttaggtagtacatttatgacatgtattacaGCAATCCAATGTATCAGCAGAGAACTTTTGATTTTTTCTTAGGTGTATGGCctgttgatttatgaacggtgttatTTAGGGTTATTTCCTGTGCCAGGACGAATTGTTGATAATTATATACAACTAgaaaaagtaaaatgaaaacagagagcacggaacaacaaagcaatgattaccaaaatatgtcagtcaggtttaccactgttcatgttaggtattattcaaataagttaaggttgctaggCACAGTTTTAACGTAAAGTGACAGCAGGTGAGTGGTTTTACTTGGGAAATTCACTAAAtatttaaagttccgataatctcacttgcggaataagatacacttacagatGCTAGAACATTTGATACATTTTCAGAGGGGCAGTATGTATCAATGCAGCGAACAATGAATGGGAGTGATTTTATCGTGCTGATatattgtggtagattattccagagtctagaaaatttacaggtaaagtaattcatttgTAGAGATGATTTAGAATGGGTTTGTTTCATTAGTGACAAGCAGTTACGTATATCGTAATGAGAAGTTTGTGCATATTGAATTGCTAGGTCAGATGTAAAGGGTAGTTTGTTAtgtattttgaagaagaagaagaagataagatttagtttgagtctACTCTTCCATAAAGAGTCGAGCTCAAGTTTATTACATCTAGAATTATATTTCAAGGAACAATCAGTTACGAGAATCCGAAATGttaatcgtctctgtactgattccaacCTTAATTTATCCTTAATCCACgcactactaagaataaacgcgcagtattctaTAAGTAGtggaacacaaactttgtacattaaaatacgtgACTCATTGTTATAAAGGTTTAAGTTATGCAACATATAAGACTTTGAGACTTGAAGGTCTGTTTCAAGACCTATTCTGCAAACGACAAATCGTAGGAGTATCTAAGTTCTAAGTCTTCTATTGCATATAACTTAGATAACACCTCACTAATGATGGTAAGATCCAATTCGAGTGATGTGTTGCCGAAGCACGTCCGTCCTTATTTAGCTGTGTTAAACTAAaactgccattttgagcactgCTGCGTTACCTTATTACACTACAGGCTGATGAAACTTTGCATATTGTTCAGCTCATGAGGAGAAAATGAACACAGTACTTTGAGATCATCCGCATGCAAAAGGGGCTTACCCACacaaaaacactcacaaataacaataataaacgcCAAAAAGAACAAAGGGCTTAATACATCACCTTGTATTGCACCGCTACTAACAGGGAcagcgttcgacaatgaagagttaattttaactatttgatatcGGCTACTGAGGAAGAAATCTAACCAAGCAAGCAAAGGATTTTAGACCCCATCAGATGCGAgattacctatgagaagttggtgatCAAACACGTCGGAAGCTCTAAAAACGTAAAAGTATAGCACtagtactagatatccttggctacgtgGAGAATAggctaaattaaagaagtcaaagtgacattTTTTTCCATGATTAAGGAAATCAAAGTGACATTTTTTTCCATGATTCTAGTGAGAAAtttagtaatatttatcggcagATTATTGTTCATGTCTCCAGATTTGTAACTTGGTATactgtacgcggttttccagcAGCAAGGGTAAGAACCTGATTCCacagagagagtaaacagctttagAAGAAGTAAAACATCTGGGCCACCGTACTTGTGGAGAAAGTATGAAATTCCATCTGCTCCTTGACCTCTCGAAACCTTAATGGTATTTATAGCCTTACTAATATTCAAGCATGTGAAGGAGACAGAtgttattgagttactagtcacgcacATAACTCTTGAAACAGCGCCATTtgtggattctttgccattcgCAAAtataccactgaaaaggtccgCTATATAAAAgtgttattatgcaggatgcatgttATGTTAACATTGAGTTGATTTAGGGCGTTTGTTGAAAAGGAGAATTAAGTTTTCTACTTTTGACCTGGTAATAATTGCTAATACCTCctcattaatggcttttaacttatgtttctctttaatttggttaaaaattattgttacttGTTaaactgccgtgaagtcgtttgaTTTAgaataacgtttctgtaggcgtcttagtttattacgatatttagctgatatatataattca
This genomic window from Schistosoma mansoni, WGS project CABG00000000 data, supercontig 0013, strain Puerto Rico, whole genome shotgun sequence contains:
- a CDS encoding 60S ribosomal protein L38, putative, which gives rise to MPRQVDNIKEFLHMTQRADAKCESLRNYSDFFLAVKIKENKDNVKFKIRCSRFLYTLVVVEKEKVGKIKRSLPPNLTVKEL